The following are encoded together in the Mammaliicoccus vitulinus genome:
- a CDS encoding glycine C-acetyltransferase yields MVQTLNTFLTTNLNELKDNGLYNEIDIVEGANGAEITIGGKSYINLSSNNYLGLATDEDLKKAAKAAIDTHGVGAGAVRTINGTLDLHRELEETLAQFKGTESAIAYQSGFNCNMAAISAVMNKNDAILSDELNHASIIDGCRLSKAKIIRVNHSDMEDLRAKAKEAVESGQYNKVMYITDGVFSMDGDVAKLPEIVEIAEEFGLITYVDDAHGSGVMGKGAGTVKHFGLQDKIDFQIGTLSKAIGVVGGYVAGTKDLIDWLKVASRPFLFSTSLAPGDTKAITESVKKLMASTELHDKLWDNAHYLKEGLKTKGFDIGHSETPITPVIIGEEKEAQTFSKRLMDEGVYAKAIVFPTVPKGTGRVRNMPTAAHTKEQLDQAIETYEKIGKELGLI; encoded by the coding sequence ATGGTCCAAACATTAAATACATTCTTAACAACTAACTTAAATGAATTGAAGGACAATGGTTTATATAATGAAATTGATATCGTTGAAGGTGCGAACGGTGCTGAAATTACAATCGGCGGTAAAAGTTATATCAACTTATCATCAAATAACTATCTTGGATTAGCTACAGACGAAGATTTGAAAAAAGCTGCTAAAGCTGCTATTGATACACATGGTGTAGGTGCCGGTGCAGTTCGTACTATTAATGGAACATTAGATTTGCATAGAGAATTAGAAGAAACGTTAGCGCAATTTAAAGGTACGGAAAGTGCGATTGCATATCAATCAGGATTTAACTGTAACATGGCTGCTATTTCAGCTGTCATGAATAAAAACGATGCAATACTATCTGATGAATTGAATCACGCGTCAATTATTGATGGGTGTCGTTTATCTAAAGCGAAAATCATTCGTGTGAATCATTCAGATATGGAAGATTTAAGAGCTAAAGCGAAAGAAGCCGTTGAATCTGGACAGTATAATAAAGTAATGTATATCACAGACGGTGTATTCTCAATGGATGGGGACGTTGCTAAGTTACCTGAAATTGTTGAAATAGCTGAAGAATTTGGCTTAATCACATATGTAGATGATGCGCATGGTTCAGGTGTAATGGGTAAAGGTGCCGGAACTGTTAAACATTTTGGTTTACAAGATAAAATAGACTTCCAAATTGGTACACTTTCTAAAGCTATTGGTGTAGTAGGGGGCTATGTAGCAGGTACTAAAGATTTAATTGATTGGTTAAAAGTTGCATCAAGACCATTCTTATTCTCTACTTCTTTAGCTCCTGGAGATACGAAAGCAATTACAGAGTCAGTTAAAAAATTAATGGCTTCAACTGAATTGCATGATAAATTATGGGATAATGCTCATTACTTAAAAGAAGGCTTAAAAACAAAAGGCTTTGATATTGGTCATTCTGAAACACCTATCACGCCAGTTATTATTGGTGAAGAGAAGGAAGCTCAAACATTTAGTAAACGATTAATGGATGAAGGCGTATATGCGAAAGCAATTGTATTCCCAACAGTTCCAAAAGGTACTGGCCGTGTGAGAAACATGCCAACTGCTGCACATACTAAAGAACAACTTGATCAAGCCATTGAAACTTACGAAAAAATTGGTAAAGAATTA
- a CDS encoding amidohydrolase, producing MVNWKEKVENKFDRLVDIRRYMHKNPELSFHEEKTHDFLLSELKKLDKLSIRERVGERGIVAKLEGNQPGQTIAFRADFDALPIQDEKDVPYKSTVDGVMHACGHDGHTATLLTFCELLHEHQHLLKGNVVFIFQYAEELNPGGAKAMVDDGALDGVDKIYGNHFWSGHETSSIKTKPAEMMASPDFFEITIKGKGGHGAKPHTSIDPIVIVAEYISSIQKIISRHIDPIDRGVITVGKIDAGSAFNVISDTATIEGTVRTFKPEVKDTIEKDLERLLKGLCIANNATYEFNYRRGYPTVVNHDAQYNVVKEAASSLNLTYEDISPMMIGEDFSYYLLNRPGCFFLTGSGNEDKASLAPHHHPMFDLDEEAMKTTTEMFIKVLEIEGVL from the coding sequence ATGGTAAATTGGAAAGAAAAAGTAGAAAATAAATTCGATCGTTTAGTCGACATCAGACGATATATGCATAAGAATCCAGAACTATCATTTCATGAGGAAAAAACTCATGATTTTCTTTTATCTGAACTAAAAAAGTTAGATAAATTATCTATTAGAGAGCGCGTTGGAGAGCGTGGTATTGTCGCCAAGTTAGAAGGGAATCAACCTGGTCAAACAATCGCATTCCGAGCTGATTTTGATGCTTTACCGATACAGGACGAAAAAGACGTTCCATATAAATCAACTGTCGACGGTGTTATGCATGCTTGTGGTCACGACGGTCACACGGCAACACTTTTAACATTTTGCGAATTACTTCATGAACATCAACATTTACTTAAAGGTAATGTTGTCTTTATTTTTCAATATGCTGAAGAATTAAATCCCGGTGGTGCAAAAGCAATGGTGGATGATGGCGCACTAGATGGCGTGGATAAAATTTATGGAAACCATTTTTGGAGTGGTCATGAAACATCATCAATCAAGACAAAGCCTGCTGAAATGATGGCTTCTCCTGACTTTTTCGAAATAACGATTAAAGGTAAAGGCGGACATGGTGCCAAACCACATACTTCAATTGATCCAATTGTTATTGTAGCTGAATATATTTCTAGCATACAAAAAATCATATCTCGTCATATCGATCCGATTGATAGAGGCGTTATAACTGTTGGTAAAATAGACGCAGGAAGTGCTTTTAACGTAATAAGTGATACAGCTACAATTGAAGGTACCGTTAGAACTTTTAAACCTGAAGTTAAAGACACGATTGAAAAAGATCTTGAACGCTTATTAAAAGGTTTATGTATAGCCAATAACGCCACGTATGAATTTAATTATCGCAGAGGTTATCCTACAGTTGTAAACCACGATGCTCAATATAATGTCGTAAAAGAAGCAGCATCATCGTTAAATTTAACTTACGAAGATATTTCACCCATGATGATTGGCGAAGACTTCTCCTATTATCTGCTCAATCGTCCAGGCTGTTTCTTCTTAACTGGTAGCGGTAATGAGGACAAAGCTTCATTAGCACCTCATCATCACCCTATGTTTGATTTAGATGAAGAAGCAATGAAGACCACAACTGAAATGTTTATCAAAGTTCTTGAGATAGAAGGTGTTCTATAA
- a CDS encoding amidohydrolase, which translates to MRNILLQKVEDYYDEMIEIRRHLHMYPELSFEEVKTPAYIANYLRDLGIDVREGVGGRGVVGTLNKDKEGPTLALRADFDALPIQDEKDAPYKSTVDGVMHACGHDAHTAVLLMTAKILSEHKDEINGRVVFLHQHAEEVDPGGAIQMIADGCLTGVDAIIGQHVSSSLDVGKIGYKYGTTTGIPDDFWITLKGRGGHAAHPDQLIDPLAAGIQLCNDLQYIVSRKTSALSPAVLSITMFNAGETNNVIPDTCKIGGTIRTFDANTQTSVIEGFKKVLEGIATSTDVTYDLKYSKGYPPVVNTERETDLILEATKEIASVQELVELEASLGGEDFSYYQQRVPGAFFYTGTRNEHFKADYPHHHPKFDIDEQGLINAVRVFLLTTFKFMERNYQNEFNV; encoded by the coding sequence ATGAGAAATATACTATTACAAAAAGTTGAAGATTATTATGATGAAATGATAGAAATCAGGAGACATTTACATATGTATCCAGAACTATCTTTTGAAGAAGTTAAAACACCTGCTTATATCGCTAACTATTTACGAGATTTAGGTATCGATGTACGAGAAGGTGTTGGTGGCCGAGGTGTAGTTGGCACGCTCAACAAAGATAAAGAAGGTCCAACATTAGCCTTGCGCGCTGATTTTGATGCTCTACCTATACAAGATGAAAAAGACGCACCATACAAATCTACCGTTGATGGCGTCATGCATGCTTGTGGTCATGACGCACACACTGCAGTGCTCTTGATGACCGCTAAAATATTATCTGAACATAAAGATGAAATTAATGGCCGTGTCGTATTTCTTCATCAACATGCTGAAGAAGTAGATCCTGGTGGTGCCATCCAAATGATCGCTGACGGCTGTTTAACAGGCGTTGATGCCATCATTGGACAACATGTATCAAGTAGCTTAGATGTCGGGAAAATAGGCTATAAATATGGTACAACGACAGGTATCCCAGATGACTTTTGGATTACTTTAAAAGGTAGAGGTGGACATGCCGCTCACCCTGATCAACTTATTGATCCATTAGCTGCAGGTATCCAATTATGTAATGATTTACAATATATTGTTTCACGTAAAACAAGTGCTTTGTCCCCTGCTGTATTATCTATCACAATGTTTAATGCTGGAGAAACAAATAATGTCATACCTGATACTTGTAAGATTGGTGGTACGATTAGAACTTTCGACGCCAATACTCAAACGAGCGTGATTGAAGGATTTAAAAAAGTACTCGAAGGTATCGCAACTTCTACAGATGTCACATACGATTTAAAATATAGTAAAGGTTACCCGCCTGTTGTAAATACTGAAAGAGAAACTGATTTAATATTAGAAGCTACTAAAGAAATAGCCAGTGTTCAAGAATTAGTGGAATTGGAAGCAAGTTTAGGTGGAGAAGATTTTTCTTATTATCAACAGCGTGTACCTGGTGCATTTTTCTATACAGGAACACGAAACGAACATTTTAAAGCGGACTATCCACACCATCACCCTAAGTTCGATATTGATGAACAAGGACTCATTAATGCCGTACGAGTATTTTTATTAACTACATTTAAGTTTATGGAAAGGAATTATCAAAATGAATTTAACGTCTGA
- a CDS encoding M20 metallopeptidase family protein, with translation MNLTSEVTEYMDELIDIRRHLHQHPELSFQEENTKKYIADYLENLGIEVKKDVGGNGLLGYIKGGHEGPTIALRADFDALPIQDEKDVPYKSTVDGVMHACGHDAHTASLLITAKILKNHEKDIHGNVVLIHQHAEESLPGGAKSMIEAGALNGVDYIFGTHTASHIEANKVGFCSGPAYAAADSFEIDIQGLGGHGAMPQLAKDPIVAASSLIVQAQSIVSRTIDPLESAVVTFGTFKGGNAFNVIADKVQLTGTIRTYLPSVKEQIKERLNGILNGIESSYGVKCHLNYHDGYPPVINHKKETEWAKSLAAEIDTVEEAYDFPPSLGGEDVGYFLQHVPGTYFFTGVGNETLKANYPHHHPKFDLDEQALQNSVKLFLSIIEHSSELEQ, from the coding sequence ATGAATTTAACGTCTGAAGTTACAGAATATATGGATGAATTAATAGATATTAGAAGACATTTGCATCAACATCCTGAATTATCTTTTCAAGAAGAAAACACAAAAAAATATATCGCTGATTACCTTGAGAATTTAGGTATTGAAGTTAAAAAAGATGTAGGTGGTAATGGCCTTTTAGGATATATTAAAGGTGGCCATGAAGGTCCGACTATCGCTTTAAGAGCTGACTTTGATGCGTTACCTATTCAAGATGAAAAAGACGTACCGTATAAATCGACAGTTGACGGTGTCATGCATGCTTGTGGTCACGATGCACATACAGCAAGTTTATTAATAACTGCTAAAATTCTTAAAAATCATGAAAAAGACATTCACGGTAATGTCGTCTTAATCCATCAACATGCCGAAGAGTCACTTCCAGGTGGCGCAAAATCTATGATAGAAGCTGGTGCGCTTAATGGTGTAGATTATATCTTTGGTACGCACACTGCAAGTCATATAGAGGCAAATAAAGTTGGTTTTTGTTCAGGACCAGCATATGCAGCGGCTGATTCATTTGAAATCGATATCCAAGGTTTAGGTGGTCATGGTGCCATGCCACAGCTAGCTAAAGACCCAATTGTTGCAGCGTCTTCACTTATCGTTCAAGCACAAAGCATTGTATCTAGAACGATAGATCCTTTAGAGTCTGCCGTTGTCACATTTGGTACATTTAAAGGTGGTAATGCATTCAATGTTATCGCTGATAAAGTACAACTGACAGGCACAATTAGAACATACTTACCTAGCGTGAAAGAACAAATTAAAGAACGATTGAATGGTATATTAAACGGCATCGAATCAAGCTATGGTGTTAAATGTCATTTGAATTATCATGATGGTTATCCACCTGTTATTAACCATAAAAAAGAAACAGAGTGGGCTAAAAGCCTTGCAGCTGAAATTGATACTGTTGAAGAAGCTTATGATTTCCCTCCATCACTCGGCGGAGAAGATGTTGGTTATTTCTTACAACATGTACCGGGAACTTATTTCTTCACAGGTGTTGGAAATGAAACACTTAAAGCAAATTATCCTCACCACCATCCTAAGTTTGATCTAGATGAACAAGCTCTACAAAATAGCGTTAAACTCTTTTTATCAATAATTGAACATAGTTCAGAATTAGAACAATAA
- the tuf gene encoding elongation factor Tu produces the protein MAKEKFDRSKTHANIGTIGHVDHGKTTLTAAIATVLAKRSGDGEARSYAQIDNAPEEKERGITINTSHIEYETEKRHYAHVDCPGHADYVKNMITGAAQMDGGILVVSAADGPMPQTREHILLSRNVGVPALVVFLNKVDMVDDEELLELVEMEVRDLLSEYDFPGDDVPVIAGSALKALEGEEAYEDKIMELMDAVDSFIPTPERDSDKPFMMPVEDVFSITGRGTVATGRVERGQIKVGEEIEIIGLTEESSKTTVTGVEMFRKLLDFAEAGDNIGALLRGVAREDVNRGQVLAKPGSITPHTKFKAEVYVLSKEEGGRHTPFFTNYRPQFYFRTTDVTGVVNLPEGVEMVMPGDNIEMNVELISPIAIEDGTRFSIREGGRTVGSGVVSVIEA, from the coding sequence ATGGCTAAAGAAAAATTTGATCGCTCAAAAACACATGCCAATATTGGTACTATCGGTCACGTTGACCATGGTAAAACTACTTTAACAGCTGCTATTGCAACTGTATTAGCAAAACGTTCTGGTGACGGGGAAGCTCGTTCATACGCTCAAATCGATAACGCTCCAGAAGAAAAAGAACGTGGTATTACAATTAATACTTCACATATCGAATATGAAACTGAAAAACGTCACTATGCTCACGTTGACTGCCCAGGACACGCTGACTATGTTAAAAACATGATCACTGGTGCTGCTCAAATGGACGGCGGTATCTTAGTAGTATCTGCTGCTGACGGCCCAATGCCTCAAACTCGTGAACACATTCTTTTATCACGTAACGTAGGTGTTCCTGCATTAGTAGTATTCTTAAACAAAGTTGACATGGTTGACGACGAAGAATTATTAGAATTAGTTGAAATGGAAGTTCGTGATTTATTATCTGAATATGACTTCCCAGGCGACGACGTTCCTGTAATCGCTGGTTCAGCATTAAAAGCTTTAGAAGGCGAAGAAGCTTACGAAGACAAAATTATGGAATTAATGGATGCAGTAGATTCATTCATCCCAACTCCAGAACGTGATTCTGACAAACCATTCATGATGCCAGTTGAGGACGTATTCTCAATCACTGGTCGTGGTACTGTTGCTACAGGCCGTGTTGAACGTGGTCAAATCAAAGTTGGTGAAGAGATTGAAATCATCGGTTTAACTGAAGAATCTTCTAAAACAACTGTAACTGGTGTTGAAATGTTCCGTAAATTATTAGACTTCGCTGAAGCTGGAGATAACATCGGTGCTTTATTACGTGGTGTTGCTCGTGAAGACGTTAACCGTGGTCAAGTATTAGCTAAACCAGGTTCAATCACACCTCACACTAAATTTAAAGCTGAAGTTTATGTATTATCAAAAGAAGAAGGTGGACGTCATACTCCATTCTTCACAAACTACCGCCCACAATTCTATTTCCGTACTACAGACGTAACTGGTGTAGTTAACTTACCAGAAGGCGTTGAAATGGTTATGCCTGGCGACAACATCGAAATGAATGTTGAATTAATTTCACCAATCGCTATTGAAGACGGTACTCGTTTCTCAATCCGTGAAGGTGGACGTACAGTTGGATCAGGTGTTGTTTCAGTTATCGAAGCTTAA
- the fusA gene encoding elongation factor G, with amino-acid sequence MARDFSLKNTRNIGIMAHIDAGKTTTTERILYYTGRIHKIGETHEGASQMDWMEQEQERGITITSAATTAQWDGHRVNIIDTPGHVDFTVEVERSLRVLDGAVTVLDAQSGVEPQTETVWRQATTYGVPRIVFINKMDKMGANFEYSVGTLHDRLQANAHPIQLPIGAEDDFSAIIDLVEMKCFQYNNDLGTEIEEVEIPESHKQQAEEAREALIEAVAESNDELMEKYLAGEEISVEELKAAIRQATCDIEFYPVLCGTAFKNKGVQLMLNAVIDYLPSPLDVKPIVGHRTDGDEEVIAKPDDSAPFAALAFKVMTDPFVGKLTFFRVYSGTMESGSYIKNSTKGKRERVGRILQMHANSREEISTVYSGDIAGAVGLKDTSTGDTLCDEKDDIILESMEFPEPVIHLSVEPKSKADQDKMTNALVKLQEEDPTFHAHTDHETGQVIIGGMGELHLDILVDRMKREFKVECTVGAPMVSYRETFKTSAQVQGKFSRQSGGRGQYGDVHIEFTPNEQGGGFEFENAIVGGVVPREYIPSVEAGLKDSMENGVLAGYPLVDVKAKLYDGSYHDVDSSEMAFKVAASLALKEAAKKCDPVILEPMMKVEIVMPEEYMGDIMGDVTSRRGRVEGMEARGNAQVVRAFVPLSEMFGYATNLRSNTQGRGTYTMVFDHYEEVPKSISEEIIKKNKGE; translated from the coding sequence ATGGCAAGAGATTTTTCTTTGAAAAACACTCGTAATATCGGTATCATGGCACACATCGATGCTGGTAAAACAACGACTACTGAACGTATTCTTTATTACACAGGCCGTATCCATAAAATTGGTGAAACACATGAAGGTGCTTCACAAATGGACTGGATGGAACAAGAGCAAGAGCGTGGTATTACAATCACTTCTGCTGCGACTACTGCACAATGGGATGGTCACCGTGTAAACATCATCGATACACCAGGACACGTAGACTTCACAGTTGAAGTTGAACGTTCATTACGTGTACTTGATGGTGCTGTAACTGTACTTGATGCGCAATCAGGTGTTGAACCTCAAACAGAAACTGTTTGGCGCCAAGCTACAACTTACGGAGTACCACGTATTGTATTCATTAATAAAATGGATAAAATGGGTGCGAACTTTGAATATTCAGTTGGTACATTACATGATCGTTTACAAGCAAACGCTCACCCAATTCAATTACCTATCGGTGCGGAAGATGATTTCAGCGCTATTATTGACTTAGTAGAAATGAAATGTTTCCAATACAATAACGATTTAGGTACTGAAATTGAAGAAGTTGAGATTCCAGAATCTCATAAACAACAAGCAGAAGAAGCTCGTGAAGCTTTAATCGAAGCTGTTGCTGAATCAAATGACGAATTAATGGAAAAATATTTAGCTGGAGAAGAAATTTCGGTCGAAGAGCTTAAAGCGGCTATCCGTCAAGCTACTTGTGACATTGAATTCTACCCAGTACTTTGTGGTACAGCATTCAAAAACAAAGGTGTTCAATTAATGTTGAACGCAGTTATTGATTACCTACCATCTCCATTAGATGTTAAACCAATTGTTGGACATAGAACTGACGGAGACGAAGAAGTAATTGCTAAACCTGATGACTCAGCACCTTTCGCTGCATTAGCGTTCAAAGTAATGACTGACCCATTCGTAGGTAAATTAACATTCTTCCGTGTATATTCAGGAACAATGGAATCAGGTTCATACATTAAAAACTCTACTAAAGGTAAACGTGAACGTGTAGGTCGTATCCTACAAATGCACGCTAACTCTCGTGAAGAGATTTCTACTGTATATTCTGGTGACATTGCTGGTGCTGTTGGTCTTAAGGATACTTCAACTGGTGATACTTTATGTGATGAAAAAGATGACATCATCTTAGAATCAATGGAGTTCCCAGAACCAGTTATCCACTTGTCAGTTGAACCTAAATCTAAAGCTGACCAAGATAAAATGACTAATGCATTAGTTAAATTACAAGAAGAAGATCCAACATTCCATGCACACACTGACCATGAAACTGGACAAGTTATCATCGGTGGTATGGGTGAATTACATCTTGATATTTTAGTAGACCGTATGAAACGTGAATTCAAAGTTGAATGTACTGTTGGTGCTCCAATGGTATCATACCGCGAAACGTTCAAAACATCTGCTCAAGTACAAGGTAAATTCTCTCGTCAATCAGGTGGACGTGGACAATATGGTGATGTTCATATTGAATTCACACCTAACGAACAAGGTGGCGGTTTCGAATTCGAAAACGCTATTGTCGGTGGTGTAGTTCCTCGTGAATACATTCCATCAGTTGAAGCTGGTCTTAAAGATTCAATGGAAAACGGTGTATTAGCTGGTTATCCATTAGTTGATGTTAAAGCTAAACTTTATGACGGTTCATATCATGATGTCGATTCATCAGAAATGGCCTTCAAAGTAGCTGCATCATTAGCACTTAAAGAAGCAGCTAAAAAATGTGATCCAGTAATCTTAGAGCCAATGATGAAAGTTGAAATCGTTATGCCTGAAGAATACATGGGTGACATCATGGGTGACGTAACAAGTCGTCGTGGACGTGTTGAAGGTATGGAAGCACGCGGTAACGCTCAAGTTGTTCGTGCATTTGTTCCACTATCTGAAATGTTCGGTTACGCTACAAACTTACGTTCTAACACTCAAGGTCGTGGTACTTATACTATGGTATTTGATCACTACGAAGAAGTACCAAAATCAATTTCAGAAGAAATTATCAAGAAAAACAAAGGTGAATAA
- the rpsG gene encoding 30S ribosomal protein S7 has translation MPRKGPVAKRDVLPDPIHNSKLVTKLINKIMLDGKRGTAQRILYSAFELVQERSGKDAIEVFDEAINNIMPVLEVKARRVGGSNYQVPVEVRPERRTTLGLRWLVNYARLRGEKTMEERLANEILDAANNTGGAVKKREDTHKMAEANKAFAHYRW, from the coding sequence ATGCCTCGTAAAGGTCCAGTTGCAAAAAGAGATGTATTACCAGATCCAATTCACAACTCAAAATTAGTAACTAAATTAATCAACAAAATCATGCTTGATGGGAAACGTGGTACTGCTCAAAGAATTCTTTATTCAGCATTTGAACTTGTTCAAGAACGTTCAGGTAAAGATGCAATCGAAGTATTCGATGAAGCTATCAACAACATTATGCCTGTACTTGAAGTAAAAGCTCGCCGTGTAGGTGGTTCAAACTATCAAGTACCTGTAGAAGTACGTCCAGAGCGCCGTACAACTTTAGGTTTACGTTGGTTAGTTAACTATGCTCGTCTTCGTGGTGAAAAAACTATGGAAGAGCGTTTAGCTAATGAAATCTTAGATGCTGCCAACAATACTGGTGGCGCAGTTAAGAAACGTGAAGATACTCATAAAATGGCAGAAGCTAACAAAGCATTTGCTCATTATCGTTGGTAA
- the rpsL gene encoding 30S ribosomal protein S12 — protein MPTINQLVRKPRTSKSQKSNSPALNRGYNSMKKKMTTVYSPQKRGVCTRVGTMTPKKPNSALRKYARVRLSNNIEVNAYIPGIGHNLQEHSVVLIRGGRVKDLPGVRYHIVRGALDTSGVDGRMQSRSHYGTKKPKAAKK, from the coding sequence ATGCCTACTATTAACCAATTAGTACGTAAACCTCGTACTAGTAAATCACAAAAATCAAACTCACCAGCGTTAAACAGAGGTTACAATAGCATGAAGAAAAAAATGACTACTGTATACTCTCCACAAAAACGTGGTGTATGTACTCGTGTGGGAACTATGACACCTAAGAAACCTAACTCAGCTTTACGTAAATATGCTCGTGTTCGTTTATCAAACAACATCGAAGTTAACGCGTATATCCCTGGTATTGGCCACAACTTACAAGAACACAGTGTTGTACTTATTCGTGGTGGACGTGTAAAAGATTTACCTGGTGTGCGTTATCATATCGTACGTGGTGCTTTAGATACTTCTGGTGTTGATGGACGTATGCAAAGTCGTTCACATTATGGTACTAAAAAACCAAAAGCTGCAAAAAAATAA
- a CDS encoding ribosomal L7Ae/L30e/S12e/Gadd45 family protein, giving the protein MSNEKALSLNQDSYVIGLKQTTKALLKHEVRKVIIAQDVNIHILSKVLTVAFETDVPISYSPSRQELGSHYGIEVNATVVALLK; this is encoded by the coding sequence ATGTCTAATGAAAAAGCCTTAAGCTTAAATCAAGACAGTTATGTCATTGGTTTAAAACAGACCACTAAAGCATTATTGAAGCATGAAGTACGTAAAGTAATCATTGCTCAAGATGTAAATATTCATATTTTGTCTAAAGTGTTAACTGTAGCATTTGAGACAGACGTTCCAATAAGTTATAGTCCTAGTAGACAAGAACTTGGATCGCACTATGGAATAGAAGTAAATGCGACAGTTGTTGCATTGCTCAAATAA